Proteins from a single region of Hermetia illucens chromosome 3, iHerIll2.2.curated.20191125, whole genome shotgun sequence:
- the LOC119651747 gene encoding uncharacterized protein LOC119651747 produces MREQPCRPDMRNGLQDLCFGDSAVQATPAVLDEKALGQDSCEPQQYSRGRYGRPGRGLPGPGKPWPSWSRVFPCDPYALPYRNIYYPAGPFGPRIELCPYVPLSLGPRF; encoded by the exons ATGAGAGAG CAACCGTGCCGTCCCGATATGAGAAATGGACTTCAGGATCTTTGTTTTGGAGACTCTGCGGTCCAAGCGACTCCAGCAGTGCTTGATGAGAAGGCGCTAGGCCAAGATTCCTGTGAGCCTCAGCAGTATTCAAGGGGTCGGTATGGAAGACCTGGAAGGGGACTACCGGGGCCGGGTAAACCATGGCCCTCATGGAGCAGGGTTTTCCCTTGTGATCCTTATGCTCTGCCATATAGAAATATTTACTATCCAGCTGGACCCTTTGGCCCTCGTATCGAGCTCTGTCCGTATGTCCCCCTCTCACTAGGTCCACGTTTCTGA